The genomic segment ATGGACTGCATGCCGTAGCAGATGCCCAGCACCGGCAGACCGAGCGAGAGGACCTCCGGGTCGAGCTTCGGAGCGGCGGCATCGGTCACGGACGCGGGCGAACCCGAGAGCACTATCCCCTTCGGCGCAAAGGCGCGCACCTTTTCGATCGGCCAGGTGCAGGGCCATATCTCGCAGTAGACCTTCTGTTCGCGGATACGGCGCGCGATCAGCTGTGTATACTGGGAGCCGAAATCCAATATCAGGATGCGGTTGGGATCCATCAAACGCCTTATTCCACCGAGTAATTCGGCGCTTCCTTGGTGATGATAACGCCGTGAACATGCGATTCCCGAAGACCTGCCGGAGTGATGCGCACAAACTTTGCGTCCGTGGAGAGCTCTCCGATGCTCCTGCAGCCTGCGTAGCCCATGCCGGAGCGGAGTCCGCCGATCATCTGGTGGAGCACGTCGCGGAGTTTCCCGCGATACGGCACGCGGCCCTCTATGCCCTCGGGCACCAGCTTGCCGGCGTCCTCCACGTCCCCCTGGAAATAGCGGTCCTTGCTCCCCTTCTTCATCGCCTCTATCGAGCCCATGCCGCGGTAGACCTTGTAGCTGCGGCCCTGGTAGAGGACCACCTCGCCGGGCGACTCGTCCGTGCCAGCGAACATGGATCCGATCATGACGGTCGATGCGCCGGCGGCCAGGGCCTTGACCACATCGCCGGAGAACTTCACCCCGCCGTCCGCGATCAGCGGCACGCCCTTCTTTCTCGTGTACGATGCGACGTTCGCTATGGCGGTCACCTGCGGCACGCCGCAGCCCGCGACGATGCGGGTGGTGCAGATGGAGCCCGGCCCCACCCCGACCTTCACAGCGCAAGCCCCCGCGTCGACCAGGGCCTTTGCGGCGTCCGGCGTCGCGATGTTGCCGCCGATTATCTCGAGTTTCGGGAACGCATCGCTGATCCTCTTCACCATCGCTATGACGCCGGATGAGTGACCGTGCGCGGTGTCGACCACGATGACGTCGACCCCGGCTTCGGCGAGCGCCTCTGCGCGGGCCATCTCCTTATCGCCGACTCCGACCGCAGCGCCCACCCGCAGCCTGCCCAGGGAGTCCTTCGCGGAATTGGGATTGAGCTTCGCGGTCTTGAGGTCGCGCGTGGTGATGAGCCCGATGAGCCTGCCGCTCGAATCGAGTATAGGGAGTTTCTCCACGCGCTTTGCGTTGAGCATGTTGCGCGCGTCGCTGAGCGTGACCCCCTGCCTTGCGGTGACGAGCCGATCGAGGGGGGTCATCATCTCGGCCACACGCCTTGAGAGGTCTTCCTCGAAGCGGGTGTCGCGGCGCGTGATCATGCCGACGAGCCGGCCCTCCTCGGTCACCGGAAAGCCGGATATGTTGTATTGCCGCGAAAGCCTCTCCAGCTCCTCGAGCGTCTTGTCCGGGGAGACCGTTATCGGCTCAGAGACGACGCCGCTCTCGAACTTCTTCACGCGCCTGACCTCGGCCGCCTGCGTGCCCGCATCCCAGTTCTTGTGGATGATTCCGATGCCGCCCTCCTGCGCCATTGCGATCGCAGTCGCCGACTCCGTGACCGTGTCCATGGCCGCTGAGACGAGCGGTATCGTGAGTTTTATCTCCGGCGTGAGGCAGGTGCTGATGTCGGCGTCTTTGGGGAGAAAATCGGACTGGCCCGGGACGATCAGTATGTCATCAAAGGTGAGACCTTCCTGTATGCGGTCGCCCAACATTGCGGGACCCTATATCTGCACAGCCGCCGATGTCAAGGGCTAGAGACGGTTGGGATCTCACTGACCCCTGCGCGGAGCGACTTCAGGGGCCAGATCGCCGGTCCTGCCCTCGTCGATTGCCGGCGGAACGTTGATCACGGCGCCAGACTGGGGCTGAGACTGGGCAGCGCCCTCAGACTCCTGCACAGGTTGATACACAGGCTGATAGACCGGCTGATAATAGGGCTGAGTGGGGATCGGCGCCGACTGCGGCATCGGCGCAGGTGCTGGGACGGGCGCCGGCGATGGGGCCGGGACAGGGGCGCTCGATTTCGGCGCCTCATAGATCGGCTCGAGCACAGGCTCATAGACCGGCTGGTAAACAGGCTCCATGAGCCTCTGCACCTTCGGCATATGGCCGCCGTAGCGCGCATCCGAGATCGTGAAGACCACCCTGCGGTTGAGCCTGCGGCCCTCTTCCGTATCGTTGGCGGCAGCCGGATCTGCGGAACCGTAGGCCACCGGCTGCAGTTCCACGCCGGGCCTGAGACCGTGCGAACGCATATATTCGATCACAACGCGGCACCGTTTGAGCGAGATCGTCTCGTTGGCGGAGGGGGTCCCGATCGCGTCCGCATGCCCGCCTATCTTCACGTTGCTGATCCAGGGGGTCGAATTGATGAACCTGATCACCTCTTCGATGCCGGGTATCGAATCGGAGCGGATCACGGAGCTGTTGAAATCGAAATAGACCGGCGTGAGCGTCTGTATCTCTCCGCCGCGTATCCCGCCGTAACGCTGGCTCTCGAGCATGGCCAGCCGATCCACCTCGCCCCAGTCGATCTCGCCGTAGGTGTCGACCAGCTCATAGTATTTCGGGCACGCCGGATCGTCCACGCCGCTCTTGAAATTCTCAGGCGGCGGGCAGGTCTTTGCGAGCAGCCTCGAATCCTCGAAGTCGTAATATTTGGGGCAGGCCTGGTCGTGTATCTGCGCGTTGAAGTTGGCCGGGTCGTCCGGACACACGAGGCTCATCTCCGCCAATCCCAACGAGACTATGTTGCGGACCTCTTCGGGCGAATAGAGTTCCGAGAGGTCGAAGACCTTGGGGCACGCCTGGTCGTGGTAGCGCGGATCGAAGTCCTCGGCCTTCGCCGGGCAACGCAGGACCAGCGTGGCCAGCTCCTTCAGTTCATAATACTTCGGACACGCGTCATCGTGAACACCCTCTTTCCACTCCGCCGGATCGGGCGGACAGTCCTTCGCAAGATTATAGAGTTGGCTCTTCGTGAATCCGGCATATGCGGAGGAGCACAGCGGGCCCCGCGTCATCTCCTTGGCCTTGAACTTCGGCGTCATCAGCCTGTACTTGGCGCCCAGCACAGAGCGAAACCTGGCGCCCTTGACGCCGCAGATAAGACACGTGCCGAAGCCTGCGTGCAGCGTGACGCCTGTCTGCTTCACGTTCCAGCGCACTCCGGCCATGGCTTCGGTCGGGTTGTTGTCCACGTTGCTGAAGAGATTGGAGAAGCTGCCCTCGGCATTTACCTCGCCGAACGCGTCGATGCCGTAGTCGAAGTTTCCCTCAGCGCCCAGGCCCACGAGGAACTTATGCTGGAGGGAGACGTTGGAGGCCGTGGTCTTCTTGCCCCCCTGGTACCCCAGGTTCAGCGTCATCCCGAACCTGGGATGTATCCTCCCGTCCAGCACCGCGACGAGACCGCCGGTGAAGCCCGGTTCGCCCACGAAATGCGAGGACTTTCCGGTCGGGAAGGTGATGAACGGCACGAAGGCGAGCCCTATGTGTTTGCGACACGCATCCAGCACCCTGGCCTTGGCCTCGAGCCTGATGTCGCCCATATCCATGACATTGCTTCTGGTTGCGCCGGTCGTGTACGGATCGAGCAGCGAGTTGATGAGCACGAACGGGACGTCCACCCCGAACTCCAGGAAGTCCAACGCCCCGATGGCGGCCACGAAATCGGCCGCGAGCATGTTGTTGATGACCTTCTGCGTGGGCTGAGTGCCGAAACGCACGTTGAGCGGATCGTAAGCGTAATCGAAATAGAGGCCCGCGTCGAACTGCAGCGCACGCAGCGTCTGGGTGTCATAGAGCATGAGATACGTGTTCGGGCCTGTGGCGGGCCTGAAGAACCTTGAGTTGAAGGTGAGGCTGTCGGCAAATGAGGCGGCGGAGGGCAGCGTCGCGGCAGCGACAAGAACGGCGGATAAGACCGTTTTCCTGATCGAAAACATGCTTCAAATTACCAAATGTGCGTCAATCTGGCAACCGATTTGCCGGACTTCTTCGGTTTCTTCTCCTTCTCATGCCTGCGTTCGACCTTGAACGAATAGAGCTTGCCCGAGTTGCTGAGCATATAGACCTTGTTCTCATGCACGAACGGGTCGCCGAAGCTCCCCTTCTTCACGAATCGCTCGTAGGCGATGTCCCCTGTCTCGCTCTCGATTATGAAGATCTTGTCGGTCGTGGAGACCACCGCGATAAAACCCTGGCCCGCAGCCGGCGAGGATATGGCCGGTTTCTCAAGATCCTGCTGCCAGAAGATCTTTCCGGTTGCGGGATCGAGCGCGTACAGGCTCCCTCCGCCGGAGCTGTAGAGCCTCCCCTCGTGCACCCGGATGTCGCCGACGCCGCCCCCCTCGCTGGTCCAATCCACGGAGCCGCTCCCCGGGTTGAGCGCATAGAGCGCGCCGTCCGCCGAAGCGGTATACAGCCTGTTCTCGTAGAGCAACGGCGTGCTGTCCACGTCGTAGACCATCTCGCGCATGTTGCCCAGTTTCCTGACCCACGCGATCGATCCGTCCGATTCGCGGATGGCGCGGATATCGCCGGTCGAGGTGCCCTGGTATATCAGCCCGTTCGAGTAGACGGGCGCGGCGGCCCTTCTCACGGAGAAACCGAACTCCCTCTCCGAGGTGTCAGTGTGCCAATGCTCCGAACCGCTCCCCGCGTCCAGGGCGTAGAGCCTGCCCGACATCGTGGAGACATAGACCCTGCTGCCGGCGACGAGCGGCGCGGCGAGTATTTCGGTGTCGAGCTTCTGGCTCCAGCGGACGGCGCCGTCCTCCGCGTTGAGGGAATAAAACACCCCCTTGGCATCGCCCACGAAGACGCTGCCCTCGGAATACTCGGCCCTGGACTGCACGGGCCCCTCCGTCCTGATCTCCCACAGTTTCTTCGCCCGCGGAAGCGCGAAGGCGTAGAATCTGCCGGCATCCGCGCCTATGAAGAGTTTGCCATCGGCCACGAGAGGCGTTGAGAACTGATACGGCTTCTTGTTCCAGAAGGAAGACTTCTTGAGGCTGGATATGCGGTCCTTGCTCACCTTCCAGCGGCGAGGCGCCTCTCCCGTGAGGCCCGATGCCCGCCTCTGCTCGTTGCGCCTCTGCGATTCCTGGCTCGTGAAGTGGCGCTTGTACGGCTGATGCTCCGCGATCGCCGCAGAGGAAAGAGCGAAGGCGCAGATCGCCGCAGCGAGAGCGACCGACATCGCCGTCGTCAGATGTGTCCGTTTGCCGTAAGCCATAGCAGGCGCTCCTCGCTGACCGCACGGACGCCCTTGTCCTGCTCCCCGGCATCCTCGATGATCATCTTGTAAAGGTCCTCAGCCGCCTTGTAGTCGCCGACCTTCTCCAGGCACGAGGCAGCCATGAGCTCGCTCGCCTTTGATATGAGGTTGGAGGGATCGGCCGCGGCCTTTCGATAGATGTCCGCAGCGGCGGCGGGGTCGTCGTTCGCCAGCTTGATCTCCGCGAGTTTGTGAAGCGCCGCGATGCGCAGCATCGGCTGGTTCCTGGAGCCGTCGGACAGCTTGAGGAACTGTTCCTCCGCCTCCGCGTTCTTGCCTTCGGACATATAGTAAAGCCCCAGGTCCATCATCGCCTTCTTGCCGGCGAAGTATCTGGCGTAGCTCGATGCTACCTCCTTGAGTTTCTCCACCCTCTCCGCAGAGGCCGCGGGCAGACTCTCCGCCTCGTAGAGCGCGTCGGCCGCGGACATGGAGCGATGCCTGCCGTAGGCCGTAGCTCCCATCATCACCGCCATGACCAAGAGCGCGACCGCGCCCAGCTCAAGCACGGAGACCCAGTGATGTCTGATCCAGATCAGCGCGTGGACCGTCCAGTCCTTGAATTCGTCGTGAGGCTTGTTCTTTCCCCTGGGGAGTCTCTTGTAGGTTGCGATGGCGCACCTCCGCGGTCTCTGTTTTTGACATCGGGCGACTACCAGAGGGGGTGCGCGATGTCAATGCGATCGGCCGATGCCGGATTACGGCGGCGTCCGCCCGGCGCTACGCCTGCGCTTTCGATCCGTTTCGCCGGTGAAACAAGCGGCGCGCCTGCATGGCCGCGACTATCTCCGCCGAGAAGAGCATGAGCGCGGAGAGGTAGAATATCCAGACCACGAAGAGAACGACGGCGGCAAGCGAGCCGTACACGACGTTATAGCGCTGCATCGAGAAGGCGAGATACGCGGTGAAAAGCCACTTCGCCGCGCCGATGCCCATCGAGAAGAAGGCCCCGCCGACCACCGCGTACCGTATGAAGACCTTCTGGTTGGGGACCACGACCACCATCATGAGATAGGCGAGGAACGAGACCAGGAAAAAATACACCCTCCCGTTCATCATCCCGGAGAGCGGGATCGCGAAACCGTATCGCTCGAGCAGTCCCGCGAGGACCCGGAGCATCGTGGGCAGCGAGAAAAGGAGCGTGACCCAGAAGATCAGCGCGATGGCGAGCAGGCGCGAATGGAAGAAGTTGCGCCTGTTCGCGGTCTTGAAGATCGCGTCCAGCGCGAGCTCTATCGAGCTCACGAGTATCGTGGAGATGAAGACCAGCGCGAAGATCGAGAAGATGCCGAGCGAGGCGCGCTGGTCCAGGACGGACTGGAGGTTGGCCACGAAGAGCTCCTTGCCGACCGGGAGCACGTCCGCAGCCACCTCCACTATGCGCTGAAGCGCCTCCTGCGAGGCACCCAGGAAATAGCCGGCGATGGAGACCATGAACATGCCGATCGGTATGACGGCGAGGAGCGCGCAGAAGGATATGCTCTCAGCCATCAGCAGGCAGCGGTCCTGGATAAAGGATTTTATGACGCTGAATATGAATCTCATCCTGCGCCTTTCACTTCCTCTTCATCACGATCCGAACAGGGATACCCTTCACGCCCAGGGCCTCCTTGAGTTTGTTGATGATGTAGCGCCTGTACGTGTAAGGGACGGCGGCCGGATAATTCGAAAAGAGCGCGAACGTGGGCGGTTTCACGCCCACCTGAGTCCCGTAGTATATCTTGACCTGCTTCCCCTTGTGCACCGGCATGTGGTGAGCGGCCAGCGCCTCCTCGATCACCCTGTTGAGCGCCGAGGTCGAGATCTTCGTCGACAGGGCCTTCTCGATGCCCGAGATCTGCTTGAATATCTTGAGGCAGTTGTAGCCGGTCTTCGCCGATATCGGGAGGGTCGCCACCTCGCCCTGCTGCCCCAGGGCGTCGGCCAGATTCTGCTGGTACTCCTCCACTCCCGTCTTCACCTCATCCCATTTATTGATGAGCAGCACAACCCCCTTGCCCTCCTCGGCTATGAATCCCATGAGGTGGGCGTCCTGCCTCGTGAATCCCTCCCTCCCGTCGATGAGCTGGAGCACGACGTCGGCCCTGTCTATGGTGCGAAGGCTCCGCATGGCGGTGAACTTCTCGACCCGCTCCGCCAGGCCCCAGCGGCGACTCACGCCCGCCGTGTCGATGAAGACGTATTTCTTCCCGTCGAATTCCACCTCCACGTCTATGGCGTCGCGCGTGGTCCCGGCCTTCTCGTGGACCACCACCCTGGGCTCGCCCGCGAGCCTGTTGACCAGCGTGGACTTGCCCACGTTCGGCCTGCCCACGACCGCGATCTTGAGCCCCGGGGCGGCCTCATCGGACGGCGCCCCCTCGTGAGGCAGTCTTCGGAAGAGCTCGTCCAGGATATCGTCCACCCCCCTGCCGTGTTCCGATGAGACCGGGAAGAGATCGCCCGCCCCGAGCTCGTGGTACTGCGCGAGCATCGACTCGTGCGACGCCTCGTCGATCTTGTTGATCGCGAAGAGCACCGGCTTTTTCACGGAGCGGAGCTTATTCACTATCTCGTGATCGTCGGAGGTCGGCGGATGCTGGCCGTCGAAGAGGCATATCACCGCGTCCGCCTCCTCTATCGCGTGCAGGCTCTGTTTGGAGATCTCGTGCTCGAGGTCGGCGGCAGGATCGAGGTCCAGCCCTCCCGTGTCGACGGCGATGTACTCCCGGCCGAGCCACTCCGCGTCAGCGTAGTGGCGGTCGCGCGTGATGCCGGGCTCATCGGCAACGATCGCCCTGGTCGCGCCGACCAGGCGGTTGAAGAACCTCGACTTGCCCACGTTCGGCCGGCCGACTATGGCGACTATAGGTTTCATTGAGGAGTGCGCCTCCCTATCACAAAACCCGACGATCTTTCAAGGAGTTTGGCGTCTCACCCCTATGCGGCCCAAAAGCCTCAGGAGCCCGTCGAGCGTGGTCATGGGATGAGGCGGACAGCCTGGGATGTAGAGATCCACGGGCAGGAGGGAGGCTACGCCGTCGGAGGCCTCGGGATGCCCTGAATACGGGCCTCCGGATATCGCGCACGCGCCGGAGGCGATGACGATCTTCGGCGCGGGGACCGCCTCATAGCTCTTCTCGAGCGCAAGCCTCATGTTCTTCGTGACCGGACCTGTGACGAGCAGTCCGTCCGCATGGCGAGGCGAGGCGACGAACTGGATGCCGAACCGTCCCATGTCGTATGCCAGAGTACCCAGGACGTTCAGATCCGCCTCGCACGCGTTGCATCCGCCGGCGCTCACCTGCCTGAGGCGCAGCGACCTCTTGAAGAGACGCCTCATCTCATGCTTCAGCGCCTCGACCTTCGGGGCCTCGTCCGTGAAGAGCAATGACGGGCGATCCGTGGCCGCCAGCCGATACTCCTGCGTAAAGACTATGGCCCCGTTCGGGCAGGAGCGCGAGCACTCCCCGCAGAAGAGGCATCGGCCCAGATCGATCCGCGGGCCGCCCTCCCCAATCGAGAGCGCGCCGACCGGACATGTCCGCTCGCATCCGGCGCATCCCTTCTGACAGCGCGACGCATCTATGCGCGGCAGGCCGCGAAACCTGTCGGGCATCGCGGGCTCCTGCCTGGGATACGGCATCGTGCGATAGCCCTGTCTGATCCTCGATCGGATGATATCGAACATATGCGCCTCAGAGATCGTGACCGCAGTACGACAGATTGAAGCTCTTGTTGCAGAGCGGGAAGTCTGAAATCTCTCCGCCCCTCATCGCCATCGCCAGCCCCGCCCAATTATGGAACGACGGATCGATCACCTTGTACGTCGAAAAACGCCCTGCCTTGTCCGTGGCCGCGACGTGGCAGATCTCGCCGCGCCACCCCTCCACGAGCGAGACGACAAGCCTCCTCGGGGAGAGCGGCCCCTCTTCGGCGCGGATCAGGCCTCCGGCGAGCGCCGTCGCCTGCTCCCTGACAAAGGCGGCTGAGCGCATGACCTCCAGCCAGCGGACGAACGCCCGCGCGAACACGTCGCCTGAGCTCATGCTCGACACAGGGATACGGAAGAACCGATAGATGCCGGAGGGGTAATCCTGGCGCACGTCGCGCTCGACCCCGCCGGCGCGCGCCGCAGGCCCCACGAGGCCGAGCGCGTCGCTCGATGAGCGCGAGACGGTCCCGGTTTCCTCGAAACGCGCGAGCACCGACGGCGTCTCCCAGAGCAGCTCCACAGCAGACGTGAGATCCGACATGATCCTGTCGAGGCGCGCGAGCATCTCGTAGATGCGCGCGTCATCCAGATCGAAGAGCACGCCGCCCGGCCGGATGAGACCGCGGCCGAATCGGCTTCCGCAGAGCAGAGCGGTGAGGTTGAGCAGATCGCCGCGCAGCCGGCCGCAATACGCGGACGTGGGCAAGAACCCGACGTCACCGCCGAGCGCGCCCAGATCGCCCGCATGGTTGGCCATGCGCTCCAGCTCCAGGGCGATGCCGCGAATCCCCTGCGCGCGCGGCGGGGCACCCCTCTTCGAGAGCGACTCCACGGCATGGCAGAAGGCGAGCGCGTGTCCCGCGGTCGTATCGCCCGCCGCGGTCTCCATCAGATGAATCGTCCGCGGGTTCGGAGCGCCGACGAGCGCGCGCTCGACGCCGCGGTGCTGGTAGCCAAGCGCGATCTCCAGGTGCATCACCTCTTCGCCGTTGCACTGGAACCGGAAGTGCCCCGGCTCGATCACGCCGGCGTGCACCGGACCCACGGCGACCTCGTGCACCTGCGGGCCCTCCACGCGGAAGAAGTCGCCGATCGCCGGGAATTCGCTATGCGCAAACCTCACCGGTTTGAGCCACGGGTGCCCGATCGGCAGCACTCCGAAGCGCTCCGCTATCTCCCTCTCGAAGAGGTGCGCCTGCGGACAGCCCGGAGTGAGGGAAGGATAAGAGCCGCTCACCTGCGAAGAGAGGATCGAGAGACGGCCCTCTGCATCGTCCCCGACCACGGCGACCAGTTCGAGCGCGTTTTCCTTGATAGGAACACCGAAGAGCGCGCACAGCCTTCCGCCGGAGATTACCGCCTCGGCGACTTCGTCGCGAAACGAAACGATGGGGAGGCGCGGGATATCGTCCGCGCCGACCGCTTCGTTGTTGTGCGCCGTGAGCGCGACCTGCGTCATACGCCCCCCACCGCGGCGGCCGCAGCCTTGAGCAGATCCGCGAGCCTCGAAGGCACGAAGAGCCCTAGCGCCAGGACCGCGGCGGCCAAGATCGCAGGCGGAATCACCGCCAGCGCCGCCTCGCGCCGGTCGGCCTCTTGCTTCTGACCGCTGCCCTGCGCCATGCGCAACATGGCGACCGCCATCCCGGCAAACGCTATGGCCAGGAAAACAAGATAGAGGACAGCGACGACGAATCTCCCTTGGCCGAGGGCCGCGGAGAGAATCGTGAACTCGCTGAGGAATGTGGCGAACGGCGGCGAACCGGTGATCGCGAAGAGACCCGCCACCCACAGGATGCCGCTCATCGGGAGCCTCCTGAGGAGCCCGCTGACCTCGGCCGCGTGTTTGGTGCGGTACGCGGAGAGTATGTTGCCGGCCACGAAGAAGAGCATCCCCTTGGCCAGCGAGTGGTTGATCGCGTGGAACATCGACCCGAACACGGCGACCCCGCCGAGGCCCACGCCCACGGCGAGGATCCCCATATGCTCCACGCTGGAATAAGCCAGCAGACGCTTGTAGTCCGGCTGCCCCACGATGAAGGTCGCGGCCATCGCCATGGAGAGCAGCCCCAGGAGCAGGAGCATCTCCTGTCCGAAGAGGGCCAGACCCGCCGCCGCGAGCACCTGCTGGGAGCGAAGGATCGCCAGGAAGGCGCAGTTGAGCAAGGCGCCCGAGAGCAGCGCTGAGACGACCGACGGCGACTCGCTGTGCGCATCCGGCAGCCAGGTGTGCATCGGCGCCAATCCCATCTTCGTCCCGTAGCCCACGACGAGCAGCACGAAGGCGGCCTTGAGCCACGTTGCGTTCATCGCCCCCATCCGCGCCCGATCGATCAGCTCGGCGAGCAGCATCGAACCGCCCGCGCCCTGCTGCGGCTGCGCGACCGCGAGGAAGAAGTTGCCGAGCAGGGCCAGCGCGATGCCGACCGAGCATATGAGCAGATACTTCCACGCCGCCTCGAGCGAGCGGCGGTGGCGGTGGAAGAAGATCAGCGGCGCGCTGGCGAGAGTCGTCGCCTCCACCGCGACCCAGAGGATGCCGAACTGGCGGCTTACGCAGACCAGCGTCATCGTCGCGAGGAAGAGCAGCATGCAGCCGCAGAAGGTGGCCTCCGGCGCATTCGTGAAGAGAAAACCCTCGTCGAAATCCGTCCGGCGCACAGCCTCGGCGCGGAGGCCGACGCGATAGATCGATGCCATGAGGAAGAGGAGGCTCACGATGCTCAGGAAGAGAAGCCCCAGGGCGTCCAGCGCCAGCCATCCGCCGAGCGCCGGCGAAGGCGCGGAACACCAGCAGAGGACGGTGAGCAAGGCATGCGCCGCGCCGGCCGCGATGAGCAGGGCGCGGTTCAGCCAGGGCAGCTTCACGAAGAACGCGACGAAGCCCGATATCGTCGGTATGGCGAGCAACGCGAGGATCATGGGTTCCAGTCCTTGAGCGCCGAGAGTTGATCCACGTCGATAGCCTCGAACGCCCGATGCATGTAGAAGATCGCCACCCCCATCACCAGCACGGCCATCAGTGCGTCGATCAGCACGCCCAGCTCAACGAGAAGCCCGGTGCGGATCTCCATCGCAAAGCCGAAGGCGAATATGCCGTTCTCCAGCACGATGTAGCCCAAAAGCTGCATCAGCGCCTTGCGGCGCGAGACGATGAGCAGGAGCCCCGTGAACATCGTGGCCAGGGCGGCCGGAAGCGCCAGCGGGGAGACGAAGATTTCCGGGAGCGGCGCGCGCGACGAGATCCACAGGGCGAAGCCGAGCAGGACCATGCCCGCGACGATCGAATACGAGTATCCGAGCAAGGGCTCGGACTCGCGGCGCACCCCGGTACCGCGCAGCGCGCGGAAGAGAAGCCACGGAAAGGCCAGGCCCTTGAGGCCCGCGCTGGCCGCGGCGAGTCCGATCTCGCGCAGCGTCGGCGCGCCGGATGCCGCGAGGATCGGAAGCAGGCTCAAGATCACCCCCTGCGCCGCGACGATGCGCACGCAGGCGCGCACCCTCCCGGTTCCCAGGAGCATCAGGTTCTGCAAGAGCAAAACGACCAGCACGATCCCAACCCATGAAGCCACGATTCACCTCATCAAAAACGAGAGTATCAGCGCCAGCATCGCCAGCGCGATCGCACCTGTGAGCAGCTGCGGCACGCGCACGAGCTTGAGCCTGGCCATCATCGATTCCACGAGCCCAACGGCGATTCCAAGCGAGAAGACCCCTGCGACATGCAGTGCCAACGCCGCGGCCGGGGAAGCGCCCAGCGCAGGGAGCGCCGCCCCTGCGATCAGCGACGCGAAGAGCCAGAGTTTGAGCGAAGCGCTCCACGTTATCAACGCGAGGTCGGGCCCGCCGTGATCGAGCACCATGACCTCGTGGATCATCGTGAGTTCGAGGTGGGTCGTCGGGTCGTCCACAGGTATGCGGGAGTTCTCCGCCAGCATGACCACGAACATGGCCGCGATCGCGAGAGTCAGCGTAGCGCCGGACGAGCTCCAGAGCGTTGCGCCCGCGGCGCCGAATATCCCGCTGAGCGAGGAGCTCTGGGCCAGGCGCGCCAGCGCCGCCAGCGCCAGCAGGAGCACCGGTTCCGCGAGCGCGGAAAAAGCGGCCTCGCGCGAGGCCCCCATGCCCTCGAAGCTCGATCCGGTGTCGAGCGCGGCGAGTATGGTGACGAACCGCGCCAAACCGAAGAGATACGCGAACAGCACCAGGTCGCCGGGGAACGAGATCAGCGCGGAGATCCCGCCGCAGGGCATCAGGATCGCGGCCGCCATCGCCGCCGCGATCGTCGCGGCGGGTCCGAAAGGAAAGAGCCAGGTCGTGGTGCGGCTGATCGCCGCGCCCTTGTGCATAAGCTTCCATAGATCGAAGTAGAGCTGCAGCACCGGCTGCCCATGGCGGCCTGCGATCACGGCCTTGACGCGGGTGATCACGCCCACGAGCAACGGCGCCAGAAGAAACATCAAAAGGATGTGAATCCATGAATAAGCCATCAACGTCCCCCGA from the bacterium genome contains:
- the guaB gene encoding IMP dehydrogenase, which produces MLGDRIQEGLTFDDILIVPGQSDFLPKDADISTCLTPEIKLTIPLVSAAMDTVTESATAIAMAQEGGIGIIHKNWDAGTQAAEVRRVKKFESGVVSEPITVSPDKTLEELERLSRQYNISGFPVTEEGRLVGMITRRDTRFEEDLSRRVAEMMTPLDRLVTARQGVTLSDARNMLNAKRVEKLPILDSSGRLIGLITTRDLKTAKLNPNSAKDSLGRLRVGAAVGVGDKEMARAEALAEAGVDVIVVDTAHGHSSGVIAMVKRISDAFPKLEIIGGNIATPDAAKALVDAGACAVKVGVGPGSICTTRIVAGCGVPQVTAIANVASYTRKKGVPLIADGGVKFSGDVVKALAAGASTVMIGSMFAGTDESPGEVVLYQGRSYKVYRGMGSIEAMKKGSKDRYFQGDVEDAGKLVPEGIEGRVPYRGKLRDVLHQMIGGLRSGMGYAGCRSIGELSTDAKFVRITPAGLRESHVHGVIITKEAPNYSVE
- a CDS encoding PQQ-binding-like beta-propeller repeat protein, producing the protein MAYGKRTHLTTAMSVALAAAICAFALSSAAIAEHQPYKRHFTSQESQRRNEQRRASGLTGEAPRRWKVSKDRISSLKKSSFWNKKPYQFSTPLVADGKLFIGADAGRFYAFALPRAKKLWEIRTEGPVQSRAEYSEGSVFVGDAKGVFYSLNAEDGAVRWSQKLDTEILAAPLVAGSRVYVSTMSGRLYALDAGSGSEHWHTDTSEREFGFSVRRAAAPVYSNGLIYQGTSTGDIRAIRESDGSIAWVRKLGNMREMVYDVDSTPLLYENRLYTASADGALYALNPGSGSVDWTSEGGGVGDIRVHEGRLYSSGGGSLYALDPATGKIFWQQDLEKPAISSPAAGQGFIAVVSTTDKIFIIESETGDIAYERFVKKGSFGDPFVHENKVYMLSNSGKLYSFKVERRHEKEKKPKKSGKSVARLTHIW
- the der gene encoding ribosome biogenesis GTPase Der, with the translated sequence MKPIVAIVGRPNVGKSRFFNRLVGATRAIVADEPGITRDRHYADAEWLGREYIAVDTGGLDLDPAADLEHEISKQSLHAIEEADAVICLFDGQHPPTSDDHEIVNKLRSVKKPVLFAINKIDEASHESMLAQYHELGAGDLFPVSSEHGRGVDDILDELFRRLPHEGAPSDEAAPGLKIAVVGRPNVGKSTLVNRLAGEPRVVVHEKAGTTRDAIDVEVEFDGKKYVFIDTAGVSRRWGLAERVEKFTAMRSLRTIDRADVVLQLIDGREGFTRQDAHLMGFIAEEGKGVVLLINKWDEVKTGVEEYQQNLADALGQQGEVATLPISAKTGYNCLKIFKQISGIEKALSTKISTSALNRVIEEALAAHHMPVHKGKQVKIYYGTQVGVKPPTFALFSNYPAAVPYTYRRYIINKLKEALGVKGIPVRIVMKRK
- a CDS encoding OmpA family protein; translated protein: MFSIRKTVLSAVLVAAATLPSAASFADSLTFNSRFFRPATGPNTYLMLYDTQTLRALQFDAGLYFDYAYDPLNVRFGTQPTQKVINNMLAADFVAAIGALDFLEFGVDVPFVLINSLLDPYTTGATRSNVMDMGDIRLEAKARVLDACRKHIGLAFVPFITFPTGKSSHFVGEPGFTGGLVAVLDGRIHPRFGMTLNLGYQGGKKTTASNVSLQHKFLVGLGAEGNFDYGIDAFGEVNAEGSFSNLFSNVDNNPTEAMAGVRWNVKQTGVTLHAGFGTCLICGVKGARFRSVLGAKYRLMTPKFKAKEMTRGPLCSSAYAGFTKSQLYNLAKDCPPDPAEWKEGVHDDACPKYYELKELATLVLRCPAKAEDFDPRYHDQACPKVFDLSELYSPEEVRNIVSLGLAEMSLVCPDDPANFNAQIHDQACPKYYDFEDSRLLAKTCPPPENFKSGVDDPACPKYYELVDTYGEIDWGEVDRLAMLESQRYGGIRGGEIQTLTPVYFDFNSSVIRSDSIPGIEEVIRFINSTPWISNVKIGGHADAIGTPSANETISLKRCRVVIEYMRSHGLRPGVELQPVAYGSADPAAANDTEEGRRLNRRVVFTISDARYGGHMPKVQRLMEPVYQPVYEPVLEPIYEAPKSSAPVPAPSPAPVPAPAPMPQSAPIPTQPYYQPVYQPVYQPVQESEGAAQSQPQSGAVINVPPAIDEGRTGDLAPEVAPRRGQ
- a CDS encoding YihY/virulence factor BrkB family protein, whose translation is MRFIFSVIKSFIQDRCLLMAESISFCALLAVIPIGMFMVSIAGYFLGASQEALQRIVEVAADVLPVGKELFVANLQSVLDQRASLGIFSIFALVFISTILVSSIELALDAIFKTANRRNFFHSRLLAIALIFWVTLLFSLPTMLRVLAGLLERYGFAIPLSGMMNGRVYFFLVSFLAYLMMVVVVPNQKVFIRYAVVGGAFFSMGIGAAKWLFTAYLAFSMQRYNVVYGSLAAVVLFVVWIFYLSALMLFSAEIVAAMQARRLFHRRNGSKAQA